GATGATatcgatttcttccaacgaTCTTCCAGCTGTTTCTGggtagaagaagaaaataatagGAACGAAAAGGAAGTTCATCAcagcaaagaaaagatagGCTCCCCATCTGGTGTTAGTGACAAAGACAGGGGTGAACATAACAACAGCAAAGTTACAGATCCAGTTGGTACAAGTGGAAATTGCAGAAGCTATAGTTCTAGTTCTCAAAGGATTGATTTCTGGTGGGTATACCCATGGCAATGGCAAGATGGTGAAGGCGAAGAAACAAATAAACAAGAATAAACCAACTGCGGCACCCTTGGCGTTGTTTTCAGTATCGTCAATCAAACAGGCAAAGGTGATAGTGAATGCAATACCTTGTCCCATAGCaccaatcaagaacaagtttcTACGTCCAAGAGTATcgaccaagaagaaggaaggaATTGTGAAAATGGCGTAGACAGTTGCGAAAACACCACCGATAATCAATGccattcttctttctaaaCCAATAGTGTCTTGAAACAAGACAGTGGAATAGTAAATGGCAGCGTTACAACCAGTGAACTGCTGAAAGAATTGGGTGCTGGATCCAATAACCATTCTTTGCCAGTGCTGGGTCTTACCACCAGTAAACACTTCCTTGACGGAAGCATGTCCAGCAAACTTGTCTACACTTTCCTGAATAACTTCAGCTTCATTAAGaatttcttcgtcgtcttcggGCAAGTCTTTCAAAGCAGACAACACTTGAAGAGCCTCTGCTCTTCTGTGGTTAGCAACCAACCATCTTGGAGAGTCGGGCAATTGCAACATTCCCACAAATAAAACGGAAGCAAACACTATTTGGAAAGCAACTGGAAATCTCCAGGAAACTGAATTGTCGACATAAGACAAACCGAAATCCAACCAGTAGGCAATACATGTACCCACAGCGACAACGGAACCTTCCAAGTTGACCAATCTTCCTCTGTTTTCAGCTCTTGACATTTCCGATTGCCAAACTGGAATGGTGGCAGTATTCATACCATTACCAATACCAGTGATAACTCTACCAATAACAAACTGACCTAATGACCAGTGTGGATGGAAGGCGGTTACAGAAATAACTGTTCCCAAGATGATAATAAGCGAGCCACAAAGCACAAGAggtcttcttccaattctttcacCTCTTAACAAGGCAAACACAGCACCAAAGAAACAACCAAGCTCGTAACAGGAGGTGACGGCACCTTGGATAGTACTGTTATTTCTAGTGGCGGGAAACTCAGAGTTGAATTGATCAGCAGTAATAATTCCGGACATCAACCCTTGATCATATCCGAATAATGAGAAACCAGTGACAGCCACTACAGTGATGAAGgctctcaacttcttgccCCTCAACCCGAAAGTGTTGGTTCTAGCTGTTAACCAATCAAGATATGCCATAATGTATCAACTATGGTGTTATTATTAATATGGAAAGTTAAATATGGTAAGGGAGTTGAGAATTGCAATACTTCTTTTTGAGAAGATATAAATTCACAGCCAAAAGCGTATAGCGCAAATAAAAAAGGAAACTACAAAATGGAAGTACGTCATAGCCCTGATATTTATACCTACTCGTCTGACACGAACAGCTTGGAAAATCTTTTATTAACCTGACCACATCCCCATAAAAATTGTCAAACTCGACCGAGCCTAGCCTTACTACTTGAAGTGCTGCTGTTGTACTTGCTATATTGGGAAGAATTTATTCTGGTGCAGGATGACGTAACCAAGGACGTGTTTTGAAGGATGTGTGCATATAGTTATTCCGGGTTACAAATTGGTTTAGTCAGTACCATTTCTACAAACCTTTAACAGTCGGCTCAGGACATTTTGCTTGTCTAAACGAAAGCCTAAACATGAATCATTGGTTATCCCCCACCCGGTTTTTCAAACTTGGTCGATCTCCCCTCATTTCCCCTACAGAAGCCTCCATGCAATAGAGCCACCAGAAGACCCTAATCCTGCGAAAAAAGTTCCGTTTCAGTAGTGCACGGCAGGACCCCGttaaattgaaaaatttgtttagtttcaatttcatatGGGCGCAAATCCTTGTGCAACCATATTAACCGAGCTTACCAGCTGCAAACGCCGAACAGATGTCTTGATGAGAAAAAAACGCCTGAAAAAAATCCCTGTTAGTATGTGAGAGCTGGTAATGTTGCTTTGCTGGTCAGAATTTATTTTTACGtttctttatatatttgttTGTTAGAAAGAATCTGCTTGTTTAAAACTTGCTTTCCTTCGGATAGCACATACACACTCTATTGTTCTAGTCTACTCGGATGCAAATGAAATAAGAGGTTTCGCAATGCGTAGTTTGTGTTCATAACCATCACAATCAAGGTCGTTTCTTTTTATCTCTTTTGGTTTGAATTTCGGTCTAATCTATGAAACTCTACTTTTGTAGATATAGATACACGTTTGTGATTATCGTTTTTACGTCATAGCAGATACAAAACGACTGGAAGATCTGCCTAAAGCTACATCCATCTTATCCCATCACTGGAGGTGGACCCGTTAGTTAGTAGTCTCGCTAtttttgaatattgaagCTATCTATCTTTCCTGCCTCGTTATCTTCGTTTCCCACTATTTCTTCTCCGCTCTTTTCCACGGGTGCAACAAATTACTAGCAGATTGGGTTCGATTCTCGGTAATCCTGTCTCTATGATTATACCACCAGTTCCAAGCAAATTAGTCATTTGAACTACAGCAAAAAGTGGGGCATTCCTCAAAGCGGAACGGGTGCAACATAGGATAATATGCCAAATTTTAAATAAGAAAAATCCCGTCCCACCAAGAAAATAAATTTTTTATAACCTACTCAACTAATACATAATAAAATTTTGGCAGCACAAATTACTAATAAATCCGGAATATATTTCTAATCTAAACGAAACTATGTAGCAGCTCTTTCGATATTTCTATACATGTCCAACAAACTAAAATAATGTCCCACTACCCCCAACACGACACAGATATGCCAGATATTATGACTTGCCAAAAAGTAGTCGACCCACCACAACGAAAGGAACTCATGACTGTAGGGAGTAGTGGTTGGCTTCTCGGGAAAATGTTTGGCTATAATATCTTTGAATCTGgcctcttcttcgtcctctGGTAAATGCTTTTCCTCGATATTCTCAAACtcctcttcaatttcttcgatttcttcacGACCACTATTTTCGATATTGTCCAATAAGACGTCTCTGGTGTCATAGTTGTGGTGGCATACTTTAGTGTTCTCTTCAATGATCACATCATATCTCCATCTTTCTGGAATTAGACCTCCGTAGAAAATAACCCCCAACCAGTACCACACAAAACTCTTGTAGACAAgaggaaagaagaacttgagtGTGGGGAGAACGCCTTCGTATATCGCCATACAAACACCGGCAGATGCACCCAAAAATGCTAACCCCATGAAGAAGCCGATTCTCACGGATCTACATTCGGGCTTATCGAAGTAAGGCGACCAATTAAATGCGAACCCGGAGGTACCACAAATCGTGGAAAACGTTATATACACCTTTAGGATCTTGGGGTAATTGAACAATGCACAGTATTCTGCAGCTATAACGGAACAAGTAATCAACACAGTGATTCCAGTATAGTCTACACATGCACACATTTGTCTGGTAGGCAAGTGGGCAAAACAGGAATACGTATGCCATGTCACAGAACTGATAAGACACTTCAAGGCCGCTCCAAAAAAGACGAAGACGGGCAAGTTGTCATTGAACGAGTTCAGCTTGTAAACATCGGTATTAGGGAAGTGCCAGAGAGTTAAATATCCCACAAAAAAGAATCCTATGATATGGGTCCATATGTTCATAGATTCGTTGTGGTTGAATTCAAAGATCGACTTTAGCATGGTGCTGTGGTTCAACGAGTACCGATAACCATATACTATGTACTTGTTTTCTCTCCAACTTAGAGGCAACTCGTAGTAGTGCAAGTATCTGTCTTTGGCATTCTTCAAAGCTCTATTGAAGTTAAAAAATCGTAACTGAAGAAGTGTGGAGTCTTCTTCGTAGTCgagtcttctttctggcttgttgtcgttgatgaAGGCATCGATCAGtagcaatttttcatcgAAATACTGGATGGTGGCTATGATTTTTTGAGACAAGATCTCCTTTCTGTTGCTTGAACTAGCTATTAATTCTTTGTCTACGGAACTTGCAGAATCACtatcttcagaagatgtGCTGTTGAATAAATAGTTATACTGGTCATCAAGCGTATTGTACAAGTACtccaagttggtgaaagaaGATCGCAATACGGAGTCCTTGATGAGATGAAGTCTCTGGTGAATGAGgttcaaattgttgatggagtagttcttgatgttggaCAAGCTAGCTGTGCTATCTCGTCTTGAACGAGAGACATTTTCCGCAAAAGTTGACAAGTTGAGCTCTTTAGCTTCTTTGAGTTCTTGGGacttgaatttgaaaaagtgCTCAAAGTTGTCTAAACGAGACTCGATAGACGATAAGAAAACgtctaatttttcaaccaaAAGCTCTTCAGTTGTAGGAACAGACTCGAAAGACTTGTCATTGGAAGATGTTCCTCTGTGTCTGATTTCAGTTTCCATGGCTgttgattgaagaatgaaTGGCTTCGACCTGGACAAGACAGTCGAGGTCAGTAGAGAACGAGAAAAGCTCTAGCAGAACGTGGGACTTAAAAAAGTGTGTATCTATAGCGTTACTATAGTATTTCTAATTAGTTTAGAACTTGAATGGAGTTCTAACAAACTGAAGCTATTCTATGATTTCGGTCGTCAGTAGCACATTGAACTTTccaattcagaagaatcaaaaatattgGCAAAGGAAAAAGCAATTGTGCGACATTAGGCATTTGATATTTGCAATCGCTTGGCCGGTGAGACATTTTCTAGCGgaaaaaaagacaaatACGACACTCCCCCTTTTTTTAGCTGGGGTGAATTAAATCAAAAAGCCTCTCTGCAGTTGGCTGAAAGCTGGGAAGCGCCTGTGATATACAAAGATTTCGTGAATATACGTGGACAGTACGTATTTGGATCGTGCTGTGAACTGCTAGAAGtaaaagagaagaaatatcTATGTCTACTCTCTTTCAATTCATTCACCGATATCTACGCTTTCTCTTACTGGAAACAATTAATATATTAAATTATGTCTATAAGCAGCTGTAGTTGCTGAATGCGAAAAAAGTTGTCCATTATAAATTAGTGTTGTTTAGTTCAGAATTCTTGCTTGTCTTCTAGGCTTCTCTATGTTTTCAAAGTCATACAAGCACTTTCTGAGCGGTTTGGGTGCAATCTTGAATGTAGATGTGAGCTCGTTGTAAATTTCCTTGAAGTGTGGTGTCTGTGCCAGGAAGTTGGTATCATTACCTGTTCTGTCAAAAAGGAATATACTCTCAAGGGTATGGGTATCTGTGTGTTTCTTAGTGAGGTAGTATTCCACAAGAACATCAGTGACTTCAAGCAAGCTAAGAgcgtcttcttctgtcatGTTCTGAACAAAATTAGTgaccttttctttgtcaacCTTTTCAATGTCATCCTCTTTGTAGAAGTTAGTCTTCGAAAACGTGTCTATTATATATGTTTCTTGTATCCACAAGTTCAACACGCTTACAAAGTACCAACCACCGTATTCATAACGAGATAAACCTTTGGAATACTCGAACTTTAATCTGTTGGTTATGGTAGATGGAATGTACACTGGGACACCACCCATCATAGAGTAACGTAAAGGAGACAATTGATCCAACTTGTAAAAATGCTTACGGCGATCGTTGTAGATTTCTGCTTTGTCGTCTCCATCTTGCTTCGAAATTTCAGTCAATTCgaacttttcctttttgcTATACTCTTCCGGCAAATTGGCATCTGACTTACTGAGACCGGTGATGTCAATATAAATACCGGAGTCGACGTCGACGAATCTGGCATCAATATGGTTATGACCTGAAATCCCTCTGTGATGCATATAGCTGCCAACATCAATTAAGAATCTACCGTAGCCATCTTCTGGGTTTTCAACAACTAAGGTCTGGTTGAAGTCACGAGCTAAACGAACAAGATCTGCCATTGGCATTTGAATATCGATATCAACGTCAAATGGAAACATCAACCCATTCCAATACCATGACAACAATGGACCATGCATTATCCAAGAAATGATACCTTTCTCTTCGGCAAAAGTGTTCCATGTCCTCAACAATCTTTCCAATATGATATTTGTTCTAATATTCTTGTCTTGTTGAGTCCAACCTTCTCTATGGTAATTCAAAGCTCCGTTGAAGAACCTCCAGTCGTAGTGCCAACCCCATTCGTGGTCAAGATTGTCTGGATCTTGGTTGTCGATGACTGGCATTCCGAAATAGACTGGCTCAGAAGTATCGTTGTATTGAGCACATTCAATCAACCCAGAAAGGTACAGTTTTTCCAGGTGTGAAAGCTCGGGTTTATTTATCAATGCTTCTGCTTGCAGTTCGATGctttcaaaattgaatGATTTGGCTTCTAAGTGAAACTCTCTGGATGCTCTGGGATTGGATTGCTTCTTGAGTGTGTGGTACATTTTGTAACCCTTATCTTCTGGCTGTAAATGAAGGGGAGTGACggcttccttcaacttgttcaactcaTCGATGtggttcaacttgataACGAAGTCTtcgtctacttcttcaatattgatattgttgctgACTAAGTAATTGTCTATCATTTGTGAGCTAGCCAATCTCTGATTAGAGTTCAAGTCTACATCAAATTCGTAGGTACCACCTTTTTTGTCTCCATTTAAGATTATCACACGATAAGGTTTTGGCAAATGTGTGAGAGCATGCGCTTTAGCTTGGAAAACTCGGAGGTTGTTGACAGAACGGTCTTCGTGTCTGGCATGTGCATTGATTATGGCTCCTGGTAATTGTTCTTTATACTTAAATCCCAATGCCTTGAGTTCAGACTCTGGAAAATCATTGTTTTCGATACAGAAATATGGGTCTGGCTGGTTGTTGGTGTTTTCCATCAACCATTCACAGCTAATCCTTTCATCAATAGGTTTGACCAACTCTTTGTTCAACGAAGTCAAGTCCATCCAGTCTGCCCAGTTGAAAGGTAAAATGGGAGTGTTCAGATACAGATTGGCATCGACCACTCTTGATCCCGCGTCTTTTGTTCTTAAATATTGTGTTCTAAGTTCGTTTAAATACATGGAAAGTGTGAATCTTGGATCGTAGTATAGTTCCTTCTTGCTAGCCCAGGAGTCGTCATTTTCGTATTTGGCAAGGAAGGGTCTGATAGGAACATCGATTTGGACTTCCGTGAGTGCTGTGTTAGATACCCAGTATTGGTCTGGGTTCTTCTCGACCTCTTTGAACAAGACTTCTACTGACTTCTCGAAGGACTTCAGTCTTCTAGGGTAGTTGAATGATGGTTCTTGTGATATGACGAATGCTGGAATTCTATTTTCGGTTACTCTATTGAATGCAAAGTACATCATGTTGACGATCAACAACGACATAAGAAAGAGCTTCCCTGTCCGGGACACGAGTTTGTTGACCACGAAATTCTTTATTTTGATCATGGCAAGATGTGTGAGATTATGATAAATGAACAAGACAAATATTGAAAGCGATGATGAATGTTTGGACTAGGCGATTACGTGGAAAATGAATATAAAAAAAGGATGCAGAAATGATGGGAGTACCTgaggaggaagaaaatCGTTTAATTAATAAAGAAAACATTCATCCGTCTCTTGAAAGAGCTGAGCGGTTAAAAATATAACAACTATTTTTTCTTTACCAAGAAAAATTATTGATGATATTATCGTAATTTTCTGAATAAGGTTTGAGCATACAGCTAACACAAACAAAATTTATAAAAAGAATATGCCCCTACAGCAGATTACTACACAATGCTACACAATGCTACACAGTAATTATACCATTTATATTTGGCGTCCTACAAGGTTGCTAACTTTGTAACTGCGATCTTGGTGTCTGTTGCTCATAAATTTTTCTACTGGAAAATAGGGCGCCCCATCGGTACACGAAAATGTGCAGTTGCTTTTTTCCTGTGTTTTGAGACGCAAATATCAGCCAGCTGGGAAGAAATCTATTGGTTAGCTGTACAAAAATGCCAGCCACACAACTTTGCAAAGCTCTGCTCGAGTCAATCAGATGCTGCTGGGGCGGACGACTAATCAGCCCTGATCGAACTTAGCTAGATTGTGTTCCTTTAGACAATGGCCTCTCCTTCCTGGTTTTGAGCCCTCAGGTTTTACTGTGGGTCTGGTAGAATTTTCTTCACGAGCTGCAGGTTGCCCTGTAGATTGATCACACGACCTTAATCTATACCGGATCCTGTGAACATTCACGCGACTTCTTTCCTATACCAGGTCTGATTAAAGTTCATCTCTATGGGCCAGAAGAGATTCCCCCACAGTGACAGAACGCGCTAAACTTGGAGCCATTAAAGGTTTCGGAGCCGCTTCCACTGCGTAGAGTTTTCTCTGgttttctccttctctcAGCGCGTACAAGTCTTCCGTGGGCGCAACTGTTCATGCGCATGTTGTCGACGATAATTTCCACAGATAAGTGATATTTTtccaaaaaaattcatcCTCCGTTATCGCTAATTCCGCCCATGACAAACTTGCAGGATCCTAGACTAAAACGGCATTAGCGCAGCCTGAATCGTCGATCTCAGACTCACAGTGCACACCTCAGCAGAGCAGCTCTTTGCCCCTAGTCTAGCCGACACCAATTGCTACAGTCAAGATGGCCGTTGAAAAATAGTCCTGGGCGCTTTCGGTACAAGTAAACCGTTTTGAAGCCGTTGGCAAGTCCGGAGGTGAACACGAAAACGGAGAGCCAGATAAGACATCTGTACAAAAGTACGCAATGTAGAATTTATTCAGAATAATTATATTATTTTCACTTGTTTATGGGTCCAATAGCCATGTTTGACTTTCCATACTACAGCTGCATAACTCCTTGCTCTATTTCAGCTCTATTTCCAGTATCCCACGCCACTATAATCTCGATTCTAAACCTACAATAGCTTACCATACATTCCTGTATGTCGACTCATTTTACGCGTGACTTTTTGCAGGTGATTCGTGGGCCGATATGTAATCTTGAAATGTTGAACCTAAACATCCTGAAACGACATCCAAAAGACCAACTACAGCTGGCTGGGAATATGAGTGCGGATGGGGACTTCGATATTGACCATCGCGACATATTTCAGAACTTGGATGTTAGCCTTCTAGAGCTTTTACATCGTCGTAGAGTGACGGAGCGTTTTCTAAACGCTTCGCCCGACGAGAGAATCGCTATACTCAACGAAGAGATGGACACTCTTGGCCAGGAAATTGATGATACTTTAATAGAGAGGCATAATCTCTACACTGAACAAAGAGGTCACGTCCACAACTCAGTGTTTCGGTGGGTCTGGATCGGTATTCCTCTTCCAGTCTTCAGATCTCGCAACTTTTATAGAAATTATAGTATGAGACGCATGTTGACCGTGTTGGCCGCATTTGTTACTGCTCTATGGCAGCGTTTCGTTCGTATGGTGCTGTTGGTTGCGTTTGGCTTTGCACTTTTCAATTATGTGCCTAATCTATTCCGAATGGTGCTTGTTATCGGAAACCAAATCACATTTTCCGAAAACTTCTTAAGAGATGCTTTGACTTATATATTCCGTGACAACACAGCAATGATGGAACGTCACCTTctcatcttgaagagcaaTTACGATTTGTCCGCTGGAATTGCTGGCGACAGCTCCGTGTTTAACACCACCTACTCATTGGCATACAATATTACCTGTAGATACCTAATGagtttcttcattgatttCGGAGAGGACACCGCTGTGTATATTGACAACAAATCGTTGGTGTTCAAGTTTGGTGATGTAATTAACAGCTGCTTCCCGGTGTTGACGAGCCATCCCTGGTATGGGACCTTTGTCACCGTCTCGGTGTATATGTTGTACTCTGTAGTGGGAATCCTCATCTGTGTGAACATCAACTGGTTCTACGCAGCCAACATTCTCAACCGTATCCTGAGATACAGACGGTTTTACTTTAGCTTGGCCAAGATCGTGTGGAAGAGCTTGTTTTCGGAAGTCTTATAGCTTCTTAAGATTGCTTCGCATTTGCTATCTTGCATAGTCACATTTTGCTTGACATCATGATCTCTGGAAGATCTTGTTAATGACATTTTTACGACAAAATTAATTAGAGTATAATAGTTAATTTATAAATGACTATTATCAGTAGTCTGCTATTTGAGGAATTTTTTTTGTGTTTTATGAGAAATCGTTGCAAAATGTttaattttgcacccaattCACAATAACTTACATTTGTGGAAAACTAGTAGTGATTGAATTAGGAGTACACTAGAAAACCATTTATGAAATGTTGATAAACTGCTTATGCTACGAAGTCTATATTTTAAGATTTGTCAATAATGTCGAAAGTTGGGACTTCACTGAATCGTCTAATTTGTCCAATTCAGAAGTGCCGTAGTCGACCAagttcttctccaaatcGAAAAGCTTCTGTTTGAGAACCCTTTCATTGCTATGATCGCCCAAATCCTCTTCAGCATTCAAGTGATTGAATTCTTCCACGTCTTCAAGGTCGATTCCAAGCCCCTTTGTATTGAATTCTCCATATAATTGGTTATTGACTTCTTCCCACTTCGAATCAATTTTATCTTGTGCTGTTTCATCGCCCGTACTAGCCTGAACCTCCAAAAATTCTTTGAATAATTTCCTACGGAGAATCGTTCTTTCGGCTCTAGAATTCAACTGTTTAAGGAAAAGCTCCTCATCAATTCCTAAATTGGCCGACGAAAGATTTAGCTTCACAGTCTCCTCATCAAAAAACTTAATTCGGAGGGCTACAAGAAATTTTTCTATCCAAAGAACAAGCCCTTTGAATAAATGTTCGTCATCTTTGACATACAACGTGTGAATGAACTTCCAGAGCACATCCTCATGTTTGTCGAAAAGCGATTTTAATCTGTCGAAAACTTCGAACGAGTTTAAATAGTAAATCTCTTGATTGTTGATAATACTGAGTTCTTTCATGAGATCGTCCATGAATTTCTGGAAGTCCCTGAAAACTACATGAATATCTGCTTTGGTAAATATTCTCATCATCGGCTGGTAAAACACCATtaagaagttcttgatgagTTTTGTCAACTCTGGCTCTTTCCATAGCTGCTTGAAAAGATCAGCATCCTTTTTTCTTATTTGAACCTGCCAGTATTGCTTCAAATTTAGGTACAAAGCAGAATCTACTACATTCTTATGTTCTGCCAACTGGTCGTATGACATTTGGGACTTAACAATCTGGCTATACTTGTAtttgtcttcaattgttctCAACGGAGGTTTAATGAGATCAGTGGATAAAACAGTTAGCAAAAGATCCTGAGACTTCTCATAAGACTCCCTCTTTATTGCATCAACTACAGCATAGTCCACATCAGTATAcctttcaattctttcaagGAATATCTCGTACTCCGAATCAAGCTTCTCTTCTCGAAGTAATTTCAACTCAGTTTCGTAGCTACTCAAACTTTCATCCAACAACATCACAAATATCATTGAGAGTAGATTTCTGGAGCCGGACTTTTTTGCGATCTCTTTgagctcttcttcatccttgGATCCCCAACTAGGAATGGACACAGTAGGGATATTCACAAGTAAGAGGTCTACTATTCTTGAAACTATCTTCAACGGATTGGTAAATCTCAAGATTCCATAAACCAAGTTATATGGGAATAGTCTGTGGAATTTGCGACATCTATTCAACCAATCATTGGAATTGTCTTGACTCAAGAATACTTGGTATAAGGTTGCAGCTGCCTCAAGCTTACACCATTCATTAAGAGTTTTCAAAAACGGagtctgtttcttgatatcAGACGATTTGCCTATTTGATCGAATATACCAGAAAGAGTGCTCGGATTCATGATGAtgtctttcttcaaagattcAAAGTCTTTTGTAAGATTTACAATGACTTTGGCTGTCTGCTTTTGAAACTCCACCTGGGTTTTCAACATGGTCCTTTCAtgttcaattctgtttTTGTGATCctcaagttcaacttcagagaGTTGACGGTAGTTAAAACTGCCGTGGTCAATGAAATCTAGAAATATATCGGAATGTACGATTTCAGGATACTTACTAAGAGTTCTTAAATAGCCTCTTAACGAAAGCCTGAGTTTTTCTCTTACTaattttgttgtttttgaagagCCATTTACAGTACTAGATAACGATGCCAACTCTGATTCAGTGTCTTTCTCGTGCGCAATATCATTGTACCCGTTGTCGTTACTGAATTTTCGAGGTAATTCTGAAACCTCAGTAGACATTACGCCTGGCAAGTGTCGCTTGAGTTTGCTttccaaagtcttgaaTTCATGATAATGGCGTGCTATAAAATGGCTCTtatactgaaaatttcCATCAACTGACTCTCTGGTGGTGACCTGTATCACAAATTCGTAATGGTGTCGAGGGGCCAGAGGTCTAGAGGAGGTCACAAATCTCATTGGgctccaagaagaaatactGTTTGACGGAGTTCCTGCTACAGCTGCGCCAGTTCTTCTTAGAGCAACGATATTGATACTCAAGTTATGGTGAAACTTTTTCATATCGTGTTTATCAATATCGTCTACACACAACGCGTCGTCATTCAAATTGGCCAGAAACTTATCCATTTTGCCAGTATCCAGAGGCTTCAAATGGCTTTCATTGAGGTAGGTGAGTTCCTTATTGGTGATAATGACAGAATTGTAGAACAACAACATTCCAGAAAggaatttcttgttgacttGTCGTCTTTTAGTTGCATTTGTTTGCCTTTCCTCAGAGCTACTGATGTTCTTGCTATTGAAACTCTCAACGAAGGGCTGGACTGTTTCCTGCCAGAAGGCACGTTGGACATTGTCTGAATTCGAAGCGATGAATGGGAATTGAGCAACAAAATTGCGCATATAGAAAGTTGACAAAGGTAAAACATCAAATCCTGACTTTTTGAGGGTCGTCTTGAACGGAAATCCCACCAACTCACAAACGTCTGCTCGTGAGAAAGTGTGGAGTTCATCAGAGAGCCgatattcaagaagatactTCTTGAGGAAATGCTCCTGCGCCGGAGTTAGGCCGTCAAGAAAGTCGTTTGAGGTGTTCTTCATAAAGATGCCGAGCTGTAAGCAAGAAAATACTTCTCGATGAAAAGTAGATTTGAAATGTAGGAAGCTACTGAAGCTTTATCTTTATACTATAGCTGAATCTTTTTGGAATCGGGTGTATATACAGGTCTCTATATACGGCTGATTTTCCGTAGATAAAgtc
This Scheffersomyces stipitis CBS 6054 chromosome 3, complete sequence DNA region includes the following protein-coding sequences:
- a CDS encoding predicted protein → MSTHFTRDFLQVIRGPICNLEMLNLNISKRHPKDQLQSAGNMSADGDFDIDHRDIFQNLDVSLLELLHRRRVTERFLNASPDERIAILNEEMDTLGQEIDDTLIERHNLYTEQRGHVHNSVFRWVWIGIPLPVFRSRNFYRNYSMRRMLTVLAAFVTALWQRFVRMVSLVAFGFALFNYVPNLFRMVLVIGNQITFSENFLRDALTYIFRDNTAMMERHLLILKSNYDLSAGIAGDSSVFNTTYSLAYNITCRYLMSFFIDFGEDTAVYIDNKSLVFKFGDVINSCFPVLTSHPWYGTFVTVSVYMLYSVVGILICVNINWFYAANILNRISRYRRFYFSLAKIVWKSLFSEVL
- a CDS encoding predicted protein → MMYFAFNRVTENRIPAFVISQEPSFNYPRRSKSFEKSVEVLFKEVEKNPDQYWVSNTALTEVQIDVPIRPFLAKYENDDSWASKKELYYDPRFTLSMYLNELRTQYLRTKDAGSRVVDANSYSNTPILPFNWADWMDLTSLNKELVKPIDERISCEWLMENTNNQPDPYFCIENNDFPESELKALGFKYKEQLPGAIINAHARHEDRSVNNLRVFQAKAHALTHLPKPYRVIILNGDKKGGTYEFDVDLNSNQRLASSQMIDNYLVSNNINIEEVDEDFVIKLNHIDELNKLKEAVTPLHLQPEDKGYKMYHTLKKQSNPRASREFHLEAKSFNFESIESQAEALINKPELSHSEKSYLSGLIECAQYNDTSEPVYFGMPVIDNQDPDNLDHEWGWHYDWRFFNGALNYHREGWTQQDKNIRTNIILERLLRTWNTFAEEKGIISWIMHGPLLSWYWNGLMFPFDVDIDIQMPMADLVRLARDFNQTLVVENPEDGYGRFLIDVGSYMHHRGISGHNHIDARFVDVDSGIYIDITGLSKSDANLPEEYSKKEKFELTEISKQDGDDKAEIYNDRRKHFYKLDQLSPLRYSMMGGVPVYIPSTITNRLKFEYSKGLSRYEYGGWYFVSVLNLWIQETYIIDTFSKTNFYKEDDIEKVDKEKVTNFVQNMTEEDALSLLEVTDVLVEYYLTKKHTDTHTLESIFLFDRTGNDTNFSAQTPHFKEIYNELTSTFKIAPKPLRKCLYDFENIEKPRRQARISN
- the STL1 gene encoding sugar transporter (sugar transporter strongly conserved~go_component integral to membrane~go_function transporter activity~go_process transport); translated protein: MAYLDWLTARTNTFGLRGKKLRAFITVVAVTGFSLFGYDQGLMSGIITADQFNSEFPATRNNSTIQGAVTSCYELGCFFGAVFALLRGERIGRRPLVLCGSLIIILGTVISVTAFHPHWSLGQFVIGRVITGIGNGMNTATIPVWQSEMSRAENRGRLVNLEGSVVAVGTCIAYWLDFGLSYVDNSVSWRFPVAFQIVFASVLFVGMLQLPDSPRWLVANHRRAEALQVLSALKDLPEDDEEILNEAEVIQESVDKFAGHASVKEVFTGGKTQHWQRMVIGSSTQFFQQFTGCNAAIYYSTVLFQDTIGLERRMALIIGGVFATVYAIFTIPSFFLVDTLGRRNLFLIGAMGQGIAFTITFACLIDDTENNAKGAAVGLFLFICFFAFTILPLPWVYPPEINPLRTRTIASAISTCTNWICNFAVVMFTPVFVTNTRWGAYLFFAVMNFLFVPIIFFFYPETAGRSLEEIDIIFAKAFVDKRQPWRVAATMPKLSNHEIEDEANRLGLFDDGTFDKEAFETKENASSSS
- the HDT2 gene encoding conserved hypothetical protein (hemolysin III domain membrane protein~go_component integral to membrane) is translated as METEIRHRGTSSNDKSFESVPTTEELLVEKLDVFLSSIESRLDNFEHFFKFKSQELKEAKELNLSTFAENVSRSRRDSTASLSNIKNYSINNLNLIHQRLHLIKDSVLRSSFTNLEYLYNTLDDQYNYLFNSTSSEDSDSASSVDKELIASSSNRKEILSQKIIATIQYFDEKLLSIDAFINDNKPERRLDYEEDSTLLQLRFFNFNRALKNAKDRYLHYYELPLSWRENKYIVYGYRYSLNHSTMLKSIFEFNHNESMNIWTHIIGFFFVGYLTLWHFPNTDVYKSNSFNDNLPVFVFFGAALKCLISSVTWHTYSCFAHLPTRQMCACVDYTGITVLITCSVIAAEYCALFNYPKILKVYITFSTICGTSGFAFNWSPYFDKPECRSVRIGFFMGLAFLGASAGVCMAIYEGVLPTLKFFFPLVYKSFVWYWLGVIFYGGLIPERWRYDVIIEENTKVCHHNYDTRDVLLDNIENSGREEIEEIEEEFENIEEKHLPEDEEEARFKDIIAKHFPEKPTTTPYSHEFLSLWWVDYFLASHNIWHICVVLGVVGHYFSLLDMYRNIERAAT